One genomic window of Salmo salar chromosome ssa12, Ssal_v3.1, whole genome shotgun sequence includes the following:
- the LOC106593201 gene encoding coiled-coil domain-containing protein 42 — MDNKKAAEDLTDYFKTYFGNNLQKELLKAPPSTDYVLAPTTHLIRKRREELDIHKAMEALQEVIHAHTLTSDPLPAPPVCVCVYQDFAMTLMAQRVRDKELKEREVKLKEYLRNFNAFLQENKLKNVRALKIAVKERELARQKAGNLLILKQELKALTKERVKIAALVEKHEIYSRFLDKVVKASKQVMRDMIRWKRPSPHRGGPVCIVEEASNHFVNIILTVLESSQFQEAWQVMSRVDTLVQTREELLTSIKQNQECCETVRTQLTQYLEQNEDRLLHYNNRLAKLHRILDRVHSETMLWESRWAHIQNTATTKTMLLATIKMATVNLYQTTNKKAQDGWGEVALKDTLKQLDKVQKFLSNLHLYLGEGQPSTNKSTFPTLTHLTLNHIHTLKPLTKD; from the exons ATGGACAATAAAAAAGCAGCAGAGGATCTGACTGATTACTTTAAAACATACTTTGGGAACAATCTTCAAAAAGAGCTACT gaAAGCTCCCCCATCCACTGACTATGTCTTGGCTCCCACCACTCACCTCatcaggaagagaagagaggagctgGACATACACAAAGCCATGGAGGCCCTTCAAGAGGTGATACACGCGCACACACTGACTTCTGACCCTTTGCCCgctcctcctgtgtgtgtgtgtgtctatcaggACTTTGCCATGACCCTGATGGCCCAGCGTGTCAGAGATAAAGAGCTGAAGGAGAGGGAGGTTAAGTTAAAGGAATACCTCAGAAACTTCAACGCGTTTCTCCAG GAGAATAAATTGAAAAACGTCCGTGCGTTGAAGATagcagtgaaggagagagagctaGCTCGTCAGAAAGCAGGGAACCTACTCATCCTGAAACAGGAGCTCAAGGCTCTCACTAAAGAGAGAGTAAAGATTGCCGCTCTTGTAGAGAAACATGAAATCTACTCCCGCTTTCTAGATAAAGTGGTCAAAGCCAGCAAGCAGGTAATGAGAGATATGATAAGATGGAAGAGACCATCTCCCCATAGAGGGGGTCCAGTTTGTATAGTTGAGGAGGCA AGTAACCATTTTGTGAACATTATTCTAACAGTGTTAGAATCCTCTCAGTTCCAGGAGGCGTGGCAGGTGATGTCCAGGGTGGACACTCTGGTCCAGACCAGGGAAGAACTACTGACCAGCATCAAGCAGAACCAGGAGTGTTGTGAGACGGTCCGGACCCAGCTGACCCAGTACCTGGAGCAGAACGAGGACCGCCTGCTGCACTACAACAACAGGCTGGCCAAGCTACATAGGATTCTGGACAGAGTACACAGTGAGACCATGCTATGG GAGTCTCGGTGGGCTCACATCCAAAATACGGCAACTACGAAGACCATGCTCCTGGCCACCATCAAGATGGCCACCGTCAACCTGTACCAGACTACCAACAAGAAGGCCCAGGATGGGTGGGGCGAGGTCGCTCTGAAGGACACTCTCAAACAGCTGgataag GTTCAGAAATTCCTCTCCAACCTCCATCTGTATTTGGGAGAAGGTCAACCAAGTACAAACAAGTCCACATttccaaccctaacccaccttacCCTGAATCATATACACACTCTAAAGCCTCTTACTAAAGACTGA